The region TTGCGGAAGGCGCTGCCGCAGAGCACGGGGACGAGTCGGGAGGCGAGGGTGCCCTGCCGCAGGGCGGCCCGCAGCTCCTCCTCGCCGATGGGCTCGCCCTCCAGGTACTTGTGCAGCAGCGCCTCGTCGAGCTCGGCCGCCGCCTCCACCAGGCGCTCCCGCAGGGCCTCCGCCTGCGGCCGCAGCGCCTCGGGGATGGCCGTCTCGTCCGACCGCGTCCCCAGGTCGTCCAGGTAGATGATGGAGCGCATGCGGATGAGGTCGACGACGCCACGGAAGTCCTCCTCGGCACCGATGGGCAGCTGCACCGGGACGGCGGGGGCGCCCAGGCGTTCCCGCAGCATGTGCACGACGCGCAGGAAGTCCGCCCCGACGCGGTCCATCTTGTTCACGAAGACGATGCGCGGGACGCGGTAGCGGTCGGCCTGCCGCCAGACCGTCTCCGACTGCGGCTGCACCCCCTCCACCGCCGTCACCAGGACGACGGCGCCGTCGAGGACCCGCAGCGACCGCTCCACCTCCACGGTGAAGTCCACGTGCCCGGGCGTGTCGATGATGTTGATGCGGTGGTCCCGCCACAGGCAGGTGGTGGCGGCCGAGGTGATGGTGATGCCCCGCTCGCGCTCCTGGACCATCCAGTCCATGGTGGCGGAGCCCTCGTCCACCTCGCCCAGCCGGTGCACGCGACCGGTGTAGAAGAGGATGCGCTCCGTCGTCGTCGTCTTCCCCGCGTCGATGTGGGCGACGATGCCGATGTTGCGCGTCCGCTGCAGTCCGATTTTCGCTGTCATGACCACACTCACAGCCATCGCACTCCCGTCACGATCCGCCCGCCGCGCCCCGCCCGCCCGGACGACGCCCGGCCGGACGGCCACTTACCACCGATAGTGCGCGAACGCCTTGTTGGCCTCGGCCATCCGGTGCGTGTCCTCCCGCTTCTTCACGGCGCCGCCCTGGCCCGCGGCGGCGTCCAGGAGCTCCGCCGCCAGCTTGGCCGGCATGCCCCGCCGGTCCTTGCGCTGTCGGGCGTAGACCACCAGCCAGCGCAGCCCCAGCGACAGCCGCCGCTCCGGGCGCACCTCCACCGGCACCTGGTAGGTCGCCCCGCCCACCCGGCGCGGCCGCACCTCCAGGACCGGCATGACGTTTTGCAGGGCCCGGTCCAGCACCTTGACCGGGTCCTGCCCCGCCTTCTCCTGCACCTCGCGGAAGGCCTGGTAGACGATCCGCTCGGCCAGGCTCTTCTTGCCGCGCTCCATCACCCGGTTGATCAGGCGGGCCACCACCGAGTTCCCGTAGACCGGATCGCCCGGGATCTCGCGCTGCGGCACCGGACCCTTGCGTGGCATCGCTCCTCCCGCTCCGCCTCAGGCCGTCTTCGGGCGCTTGGCCCCGTACTTCGACCGGCCCCGCCGGCGCTCGGCCACCCCCGCGGCGTCGAGCGCGCCGCGAATGATGTGGTAGCGGATGCCCGGCAGGTCCTTCACCCGCCCGCCGCGGATGAGGACGACCGAGTGCTCCTGCAGGTTGTGCCCGATCCCCGGGATGTAGGCGGTCACCTCCATCCCGTTGGTCAGCCGCACCCGGGCGATCTTCCGCAGCGCCGAGTTCGGCTTCTTGGGCGTCGTCGTCTTCACCTGGATGCAGACGCCCCGCTTTTGCGGGCTGCCCTGCAGCGCAGGCGACTTGCTCTTGCCGCGGAGCGGCTCCCGCCCGTGGCGCACCAGTTGGGCAATCGTCGGCACGCGTTCCTCGCCTCCTCGGGCACGGTCACGGTCCCTCCCCGCTCCCTCCCGTCACGGTCACGCCCGCGACGGACCGTAGAGAGACGGCACCCCCCGGACCCGGCCGAGGGGCGGAAGCCCGTGCGATGTCCGGACCGGCGGCCCGGATTATCGCTACGTCTTCGTCTCCCTGCGATTGACGCTGCGCCATACGAGGCACCCAGGCTGGTGCCCTGCGGCGCATCCAAGGGCCTCTCCGAGGGGACGGGGAGCGATGCTACGGTACGGTGGAGAGCCCCGTCTCGTCCGCCGGATCGCCACCGGCCTCCGGCGGTATTGTCGGCCTCACGACCGCCGCGGCAGAGGCGCCCACGGCGATCCCGCAGGCGCGGCCCAGGTCACGCATCCCGTCCACCTCGAGGACAGGCACGC is a window of Armatimonadota bacterium DNA encoding:
- the rpsL gene encoding 30S ribosomal protein S12: MPTIAQLVRHGREPLRGKSKSPALQGSPQKRGVCIQVKTTTPKKPNSALRKIARVRLTNGMEVTAYIPGIGHNLQEHSVVLIRGGRVKDLPGIRYHIIRGALDAAGVAERRRGRSKYGAKRPKTA
- the rpsG gene encoding 30S ribosomal protein S7; translated protein: MPRKGPVPQREIPGDPVYGNSVVARLINRVMERGKKSLAERIVYQAFREVQEKAGQDPVKVLDRALQNVMPVLEVRPRRVGGATYQVPVEVRPERRLSLGLRWLVVYARQRKDRRGMPAKLAAELLDAAAGQGGAVKKREDTHRMAEANKAFAHYRW